CTTATCCATTTCTTTGCTAgatgaatttttacatttaataaacaaatactgtTGGAAAAACATCACAGGATGCACCTCATGAAGTTGGTTGAGAGAATGAACAGCGTGTGCCAAGTGGTAAAGTAGACGAGTTTCTAAaagatagtttttattttattttattttatattttagtcacTGCATCATTTCCACACCTCTATAtgctactttatattttaataacttttattttttaaagcatggaaaataaaaattatgaaaagtaTTCATGTCCAGACTGCTAACGCATTTGTTTTGCTGTAGTTACGCCAAatttttgtgtattaaataatgCCCTTAAAGACAGTCCTtagtgatattttttatttatttatttgtttcactttatttatattttattaaagctaatgttaaatttttttgaaggatacgtttacttaaatgttattactattatttaagatatttaagatttaaCAGAATCAGAAAAAAACTGAACCTCATGAGGACAGTTTACTCTTCTTCTGCTGTATAAAAAGCCTAAAAGGTCCTGTTTTTATTCCGTATTAGACAGAGAGAAGCACTGCTTTAGTCAGTCAGACTGAGGCAAGAGGAAGGTACGAGCAGAAAGACCTTCCGGGATAGCTGTTTTGATCTTTATCCGATGAACGCAACTGGAAAGAAAATTGTTGGATTTTATTGAATACACTTTTTGGTTTTATACGCACATTAAGAAAACATGCAGAGTGAGGCATTTTGCAACGTTGCACTAGATTCTAACTGCACACACGCGTACTTTTCTGAATTTACTGCCAATGAACGCTTCGCCAGCTGCAAGACTGTTCTGCGCTGTGGTCACCCGGCGTTCAGTCCCTGTGTGTGAGTCTGTATGTCGACACACACATATGGGTGTATGTGCACAGGTGTGCGTGCAGAGCTTTTGTTTGAATGCTATTTTTCCATCACCTACATTTTGGCTTGTTTTTCTCCATTGTTACCAAGTAAAACAGTGCAATCAAAAAAATCAGACCAGATCTGTTTTCATATAGACTGAACGCTTATGAAACTGAATGTTACAAAAGGAAAGTTGAAACTCATAAATGTTCTCAGCACACTGATGTATGTATAAATTTACCGCTTTTTTTGTGTGGGCGTTTCACTCCTTTTTCACTCTTGTTCTTAACTGTCTTAAAATCTTCAAAGACTCTGAAATCATGACTTATACATTCAGTGACTAAAGCCTTGAAAATCCAAAATATATTCTTTCCCCCTGAATTTACAAAGCTTTTCCATTcagactgatttaaaaaataattcagtgcCTTCAAGACCTAAGACCATATCTATTATTcatttagacaatgaaaaaaatatgtaaatgtgtatatatgtttgtgtgtgtgtgtgtgtgtgtgtgtgtgtgtctgaaaccGCATGTTAAGCACAAATGTCTTATCAAACTCAGCTTATTTCATCTTATCTTCTGGCACTTTCCTGtgacaaaatatgtttttgtgggTGTGCTCCtttgtgaatttgttttataGAGGTTATCCTTTAATTactaattcatattttattttagaaaaaattatatttatttcagaaacagCTTACATTAATCATATGTTAATacacattcaatttttttttttttttttttttcacaatcagTATAATTAAagcatgtaattttttattttaaacattgagCTGTTATAGTGAAACAATAGTGTTCTAGCACTCTATTAACAAGTATTAGCATTAGATATGTTATACAATTAGATATTAAAAAACAGTTTGTCTCTTGAGTGTCTGTATATCGTTTTTCTTTGAAGGCTATAAGCTCTTGATGTTTCCAggttctctcttcttctctctttcattctttctcttggtgactttttttttgtcctgtcacAAGCACTCTTGTGTTCAACTCGAGGATTTCCGTTAGTGGAACCTTGAGGTTTTTCACTAGTTTACAGTGCAGAATGCTGTTTCAAGAGAAGATACATATGGACTTAAATCCACAGACTATCTTTAAGATGAGCTTTTGGAGATTCTacatttttttgctttctttctccacattaaacatttcattagaCCTTTGTTGTCCCGAGAACAGGTATTGCATTTagctaaaacagtaaaataacatgcatatgTTATAACATATCAAATCAAATAACTTAATATCATAGAGTATAAACAGTACTATTATTTTGTATGAACTGTACATTTGCAActccttttatatatatagtttagtgTCTCACAGAAATTCTGAAACCTGTATgttaaaatgtagaaaaaaaaattccagtaatAAAGAGAAACTGatcaaatttttaaacaaaataatattaacaaagagTAAAAATGATGTATGTTTGTGTAGatgattttttgtattatttgagaTATTATGTATAtggaactttttttaaaattgtaatactatttttcAAGTATTCTGTATATCCTCACACActacaaaagttttaaaaagtaaaaaaaaaaaaaaaaaatcctaaaaagtaGGAGGACTTGCACCATCTGCAGTGGCATTTTCAGACCTAAATACTGAAGTTGTGGTatagttttatgtaatttttctcTATCAGTGGTACATCAGAGATAATCATTTACGACATATCTCAGCTTACATCTTACTTACAGTCAagcagccatatatatatatatatataggtgagaTACTATCTTCATTTCTGGAAACCTGTATGATCTGAGAGATATACATATAGAAGTCTCTCACAGTTATAGTGCAAAATTTAAGTACAATTCAACAAGTAActttattttgttcagttttaaactttgaaaattgtttaattcagtttttctCCGTTGCAAACATTTGGCTTAATTTTTAAGCAATATTTATATGGATACGTCAATGCCTTATGTTGATCTTCAGCTGTGGTAAGTACCTCGGGGATTAATGACTgctaataatttgtaatttgtggTAACTCTAGCATATGTGATAATTGTTATtaatctaatgtaaaaaaaactatCAGTATTTTTAGAGGCCTAATATTCGAACTCATTAGTTTGGGAGTCAGATTTTTCTGCAGAACTCACAGAAATTTCGGctattcttctcttttttctttttcctttctggTATATTTTTCATCAATTTGAGCAGAGGAGATGAGAAACAAGAAGGCTTTTTTAGTCAGTATCAGCATGTGGTTTAGGTGAACAGATagcagagaagagaagaagagaaatgtTCTCTTTATCAGCATGTGGTTTCAGAGATATCATGAGAATGAGAAGCTTTTTGTCTCTGTGCAGATATTTCTCTTTATTTGGAGTTTATGTGTGCAAGGGAACATGTTGGTATCAGTGTAATTTAAACACAAGCAGACAGAAAACACAAGCAAGGCACCCAGGaattgttttttagattatgcttgtgtgtgagagaggccACCTTAGTGAAGGAATCCCTCATGGAGATGTTAAAAGTGTTGAGTAGCATGTGAGTGCGCCTGTTAGATAGTACACtctaacaaaaagaaaaaaacaaaacaaaaaaggtacGAACAATCTTCTACCAGGACAATATGTacatttcctttaaccctaaaatataacaatgcaatgcataattcaaaatatgggtaaaacaaaaaatcagttcCTTCAAATTAGCTCAGTACATTGTGCCccattttacagacttttcttagagcgcacaacaacagcaaaaaacgTTGAAAATGTGGCAGGAGATAAACGTCTATTGTTATTGGCTCTCGTTTCAGTACGCAGTTACAGGAAATGTAGTTTTTTCGCTAATTTCCATCAACGGCTGTTCAAAAGTAGCTGTATGgtctaatgaaataaaaaaaatttgctaaATCATAAGCAGGGtaattacagttaactaaaaaatagttcatttctaaataaaataaattttaattatatatatatataatgaaaacattttcatttagtttaagttgattctaagttgatgtactaaaataacaaaaatgaaaaaaaaaaagtttgacattttaactgtttttgggGCTCATAAATGACTGTAATGGACTGTTGGAATGTAAATCAAATATTGCCTTTCATCTCAGGTTAAGCAGTAGTGAAAGGACTATGTATGCACATTTCTTTGGGGCCATCTGCCAAGCAGCATTGTGATGCTGTCATTTAACTGGCTGCAGAGTTATTAATCATATGGCATTTAAGTTATTGATTGACTCAAAATTCTGGCTAGACATTTGAGCGCCCACAAACAAACATGGCAGTAATGTCACATGCCGTAGATAGGACGTCAACCCACATTCACACCTTCTCTCAAGACACAAACACTCTGACATGAGACACACACTCTTGCAAAAACGGTTGCAAGGAGTTTCCTTTTGTGCCCTAAATTAAGACACCTTGACACAgtgacataaacacacactgacacagaaaCATGCACACTTGAATTATTGTATGCAATAATTCCTCCTCTAAATTATCAATGCCATCAAAACATACACAATTTAGTATGTGCCTTCTTCTGCATGGTTAATAGATCATATAGtcaaaggccttttagtataatcataaaaatgtccaTGTTCAGcttgtgacactttttttttttttttttttctgaagcaacttaggtttattTGATTATTCATACATAAATTTCAGgcttttgagaaacatttatttgcaCATATCTCAGTGAccgttgtattgtattgtattgcattaaatgttttgGGCCCCACAATAAATGCTACACATTTtggatcataaaactaagcatttcaATATCATCGTactaatatagcctatattataaAGTGACATATgaaatttacatgcattttatgcaagtagCCTGTTATACAGTGATAAAGATCCTATTGATTAACAAGCCACTTGAAAGAAATCTAACTTTTTCACCATATAATATCAGCAACCacaccaatttatttaattttaattaattaatttatttatttctatatttttctcaGTTTGGGTCTGACTTTGGGTCTGATATTGCCAAATGACAAATGTTGCATTCAATTTCAGACAAGAAATATGAGATGTTTTGATTTCTTgtgatgtagttttttttttaatgagtgcCGATTAATCAGATTAATATTTCCACCAAACTTCCTTTGGGAGACGGTGGGATTGGGAGAGGAGAGGATGAgaaagagaggggcggggtgaagAGGGGGATGGACATTCCTGGCAGTAAAAACACAGATGAAAGAGCATATTACTGGCAGTCATATCCTTTGTgagcgagacagagagagggaaagaaagagcgAGATAATGCATGAAAGAGGGAAAGTCAGAGTGAAAGAGAAGCCAGTAAACCACTTAAAAAGACTCTGAGGTTTACACCTTCACGTCCACCTCCTCACACTCAATATTCCCCCAGTCTGAGCCAGTCACGGTGAATCTCCCTGGTTTCTTGTGACGTGTtatttgattttgctgtttttgtgagaaaaatgcCCTTCTTTGATTCACCCACTGTAAGGGCTTTGATGGACCAGGTGGGAAAACTCATCAAAAGAAGCTTTAATTTCTGACATGAAAAGGTCAGGCTGACATGACACATTCAGATTCCACTTGAACTCAGATCACcttttatgaatttatatatgaTCAGTTTCAGCATAATTGCATAATCCATTATTGTTATAGACAGTTCACACTATACTCAATTAGTAAATGTCTTCTTTAACACCAGGTTAAGCCCTTTTTAACCCTGGGTTAAGCAGCATTTCACATGTTATTTTGAAGGGCACCAGCCGAGGTACTGGTGTGAATTAGTAATGCAGGGAAACGTACCAACAGTGCTGCAAAACTGAAAAATGGGAGGTGaggaagatttattttattttaatctttaattgattttaaataataatttaacatctattttatttttgctgaccAGCCAATTTTACatgaaacaaaattcaaaatattaatgaataaaatttttatgATCATTCATtctataattcattcattcattctttcattcattcacaaagaccaccttaaaggaatagttcgcccaaaaatgaaaattctgccatcatttactcactttccacttccaaacctgcatgagtttgcTGCTTCTGTTGAACAcgaaataagatattttgaagaatcaaaccattgacggcagccattgacttccatagtattttttttttcacattatggaAGTTGTTAGGGACCATATATAAACTAACtttcaacagaataaaaaaacacattaagtaAATGAAAAACCAGAATTTCAAAAAACGATTAcagaaaattcatttttgggtgaactatccttttaagagaTCTATCCTTTTAATTTATGCAAGTTCTTTTAATTTACAGATATTATGGCTCTCCCTAGATTTTAATaagtaactaaaataattaaaattaataattaaatatggtttaatttattaattaaaagaataCATATTTAGATTTTCTTACATTTAGATCTATGGTCCCATGAAGAGCCTTTGATTTCTGTGGAAActttctattgcacaaaagccTCTTCATAGTAGAAGAAGGTTCTTCTGATTATTAAGTTGATATTCACActataaaaatggttcttttaagaaccgtTCACTTAAAGGTTCTTGgggaatataaaatatttcttctaTTGCATCACAATAGAATGGAACcttcatttttactgtatttggaaAATTCTTTGAgttcacatttacattatatgCAACCCGCACAATGCACGAAAATGCTCAGCTAAACCACTCTGAATTCCCATAAGACAGAATTGTTGCTGACACAAAGAATGTGCACATGAACGGCAGAGCACCACTGATCAGCCAAAGAAACAGCAAATCTAACCTGCAATGTTTCGTTCctttcatacagtatattcaagaTATTAATGGAACTAAGTGTGTTTTTGCTACAATGACATGTTTTCAACAAATGTCAGTTAAGATGTTGAGCAAAATATAAGTCCTCACTCACAGCATTATATTAAGCTAGGATTAAATCTGACCCTTGGTTAACAATTTCAAATGTAATCCCATTAATTCAGCTCTcaattagaactttttttttttttttggtaataagcCTCAGTGGAATGTATCTTTAAACTTATGAACTTTAACCTTGTAGCATTTTCTCATTCACTTCcttttgtactgtatatgtacttCCTCCCACctgtatatataagtgtgtgtgtgtgtgtgtgtgtgtgtgtgtgtgtgtgtgtgtgtgtgtgtgtgtgtgagagtggttgagtgtgtgtgtgtgtgtgtgtgtgtgtgtgtgtgtgtgtgtgtgtgtgtgtgtgtgtgtgtgtgtgtgtgtgtgcatgtttgaggGAGGGGACTATGTTCCACGGTACTGGACGATGTGACCACGTCACAAagccacacacacattgctgGATTCCAAGAAATAAGTTGGTTagatttactgtcattttgactaaaacaaacaaacacacacacacacacacacacacacacacacacacaaatgtacagGACACATACATTTTGAGTTTTAGCTTAGCAACAAAACCTCTCACAATTTTAAGCGACAAGACTCCAGAATATataagtcagcatgaaatgaaaattcattctattttcaaaatgcatattgTTGAACTTATTACGAATGATTCATCactgcatatgtttttttttagcttaccGATCACAAACTCGCATTCAGATCTGCtttcatccaatcaacaacctGTGTATGGAAGTCCCCGTTCTACagggttttatttttgataatctGTTTCACTTGGATGTAAACCATAATACGGAAGACAATATCTGCCACTGCTTCTGTTACATTGCAGTTTAAACACTAATGGGTTTTAAGACCTGTGcctttgcattttgtgtttctgATACTATTGTTAAATACACTATTATCTCACTTTTGATGTAGGTCTGCAGCTGTGCatgcttgtgtgtctgtgtgtcaggtTTCTGCTACATTTGCAGACCAAATGTCCTCACTATGAAACctgaaaaactacatttcaaGGACcggccaaaaacaaaaacaaatgaacaataaacacATAAAGTAAATAAGGTTTTCATTACAGtcaagagaaaagaaaatattattagcCTAGTATACAAGCTATAGTCACCAATGGAAAGTTCCCAACATGACAAAAGATATGcgtatatgtgcatgtgtgtttgtgttcatagCAGAGAACAGTAGAGCTACACTTCATTCAtacctctctctttcctttcagtCATCCTCCCCCTTCCCTTCTCCCCCTCGTGCTCCCTCTGTTCATTAGATTAGGATTTCTTAATGTGGCTTTCAGGGATTATCTTTAGTCTGTTACAaaaccagtgtgtgtttgtgtttcagcaggtttgtgtatatatacttcTGTGTATTTGAGCTTGTACACTTGTATACTTTGAGTTTGTATTTAACAGCAAATACACATAAGGACATCTACTACAAAAAGAACCAGTCATTTAGTGTTTCATTTGTTCATATTAATTAGTCTACTCTTTCATCACAAAATACCTGTTTGGAAAATGTACTATTTATCTCTGACCATCTTAACATCTGAAAGCATTGACACATGTCTTAAACTTAACTTGGTATGCCTGTGGTTTAATTGCATATAATTATTGATTAGTGCTTTTGTAGGTCACccatgtttatttgatcaaatattttgaccatttatttgatcaaaatacagtaaaaatagttatattgtaaaatatgattacaattacaactcttttattttaatatagttttaaagcagccattactccagtctacattgtcacatgatccttcggaaatcattgtaatatgctgattggttctcaagaaacaatTTTTCTCATTATCAGTATggaaaaacatttgtgctgcagtttttttttcagtattcttaaATAGATTAATAGAAATTcaatatagcatttatttgaaatagaaatcttttgtaacattatagatgtctttactgtcactttgccaaataaaagtattcatcaatatatatatatatatatatatatatatatatatatatatatatatatatatatatatatatatatatatataattattattattactattatttttaataaaactacctaaaaaaactcaaatgtaTATACTATAAACGATAATTGTACTGCCCTCTGCTGGCTAGAATTTTAATCTGATTAATAACATTGGGTATTAATCCAAACAACTGTGAAATCTCAACACATTTGTGGGAAAACACATGATCAAGGctttaatgtttgtgttgttattgttctgTTTGTGTCTATAGCTCAGATTGAGGTGATCCCATGTAAGATCTGTGGAGACAAGTCATCAGGGGTTCATTATGGAGTTATCACTTGTGAGGGCTGCAAGgtaagaaaaagaacaaaatactTTACTAATGTCAAATAGTCATAATTTAGGCTCGATGTAAGGGATTCACAAACAGGATAACCCTGCTTCCTTAGCACATCACACATAATTGTTCTAAACCccatctgcctctctctctttcccaagGGCTTCTTCCGCAGAAGTCAGTCCTCCAGCGTGCAGTACTCGTGCTCCAGACAGAGCAACTGCCCCATTGACCGCGCCAGCCGTAACCGCTGCCAGAGCTGCCGCCTCAAAAAATGTGTCGCTCAAGGAATGAGCCGTGACGGtaagaaggatttttttttttttttggaaagcacAGTTGTGATGCTCAGTTTGTGCattaaagtagtttttaattCAATCAAAATTTTATGCAGCCTCATATCTGTAGTAATGTTTTCTTATCTCCCTCAGCGGTGAAGTTTGGTCGTATGTCTAAACGTCAGAGAGACTCGCTATTTGCAGAAGTCGAGAGACATCGGCAGCAGCAGCGTCTTCAGGCCAACTCAGTCCAAGAGCCCCAGCCTCTCCCAGCCTACCGCACTGGCAAAGAGCCCAGAGAACAGTCACCACATCTCATCCCACCTCTACCTCCAGCTTACCCTTATTCTGTAGAGCCTGAACTGCAAGGGTGCCCTCCAGAGGTGCATCCATACCTGGAGTGTCGCATAGGCGAGGCCCAGGCTCAGAGTCTGGCCTACAGGGGCTCCCACAGAAGAGGTGAGAGCAACAGCTTGTCAGCTGGGCGAGGTGAGAAATTCAACACTGAAGGAAGAACTTTTCATCATGTAGATAAATCGATATTGTGGTTTATatagttttctctttctctctttcaggaTTTGACTCCACAAGGTCTACACCAGAGGCTATTCTGAACATGAGCGGCAGTGAAATAGGGTTTCGTCCTTTTGACCCTGAGAGCTCGTTCTTTTCTTACCCGACATCTCTGCACATAGGTGAGAACCACAAGCAGTTTAAAGATTCATGTGTACTATGTGGTGTTATAAAGTGGATTAATGTGATCACACCTTGTAGTGTTGTAGTAATGTGGTTTTGCTTTTGGATTAACATGTCTCCCTTtgcttgtgtgtctgtgtgtgtgtgtgtgtgtgtgtgtgtgtgttttgacagagGACATCTCTGCAAGTATCATACGTTCTCACAGAGAGACGACTCAGTATCGGCCGGAACAGCTGCAGGCTCTCAGATGGAAGGTTTTCAGCAGGGAGGAGATCCACGCTTACCAGAGCAAAGTACATCTCCTCTACTATTATGTAACTAGCACAGCTGTAACTGATGATCATGTGAAACAGTGGCATTAGTCACACATTCCTCTTTGTGATTTACACCGTGTCTAAACGCGTCGCtacgcaacagctaaagtctgtctacacagGACGCGACagagcgaccgttgaaaatcatttgaaatttgtgtcaatatgtcataaatagtacgcagcagcagttttctgtcagggatttgttgTGTCACACcgcgctgcatccagtgtagacagcatcattGATTTTAATGAGTTATATAGTATTTTGTCGCATAGGAACAAGCTAAATCGAAGAATTAATAAGtgtgatgtcatttcaaactaaatcaaacaaaatgttgttttgattcaccaaaaagtttattttggtgAATCAAAACAGCTCGCCAGTGCAAACTTTCTTTAAAACTTAAAGCTGACTTTTAAACACCTTCGAACGGTCATTGGTCCATAACAATTcgattctattttttatttattttttcaattgtgATGTAATTTCGAACAAAATCTGGTCAAACATAGCGTTTAAAGTTCTTTTTGGTTGATCGAAAC
The Cyprinus carpio isolate SPL01 chromosome A16, ASM1834038v1, whole genome shotgun sequence genome window above contains:
- the LOC109058027 gene encoding nuclear receptor ROR-alpha B-like isoform X4, whose protein sequence is MVSMQSLNQKLHRKHDLIRTFLSGNPVHKKSHLTQIEVIPCKICGDKSSGVHYGVITCEGCKGFFRRSQSSSVQYSCSRQSNCPIDRASRNRCQSCRLKKCVAQGMSRDAVKFGRMSKRQRDSLFAEVERHRQQQRLQANSVQEPQPLPAYRTGKEPREQSPHLIPPLPPAYPYSVEPELQGCPPEVHPYLECRIGEAQAQSLAYRGSHRRGESNSLSAGRGFDSTRSTPEAILNMSGSEIGFRPFDPESSFFSYPTSLHIEDISASIIRSHRETTQYRPEQLQALRWKVFSREEIHAYQSKSVDEMWQHCAVRLTDAVQYVVEFAKRIPGFRQLCQNDQIALLKSGSMEVVLVRMSRMFNTENNTVFFDGKFAGTELFKSLACGDLLAAVFDFAHNLCVLRLTEQQIAVFTALVLLNADRPCLEDRERVQRVRRDVELALRHILHRDNQESLLHKLYQRVPVLKSLCALHIEKLRWFRQLYPLTVHSLFPPLYKELFGSDTDILTLTSH
- the LOC109058027 gene encoding nuclear receptor ROR-alpha B-like isoform X3, producing MMRVVRDSFRHISRRMKRPRCLEPPKSELDDAHHGGWEAQIEVIPCKICGDKSSGVHYGVITCEGCKGFFRRSQSSSVQYSCSRQSNCPIDRASRNRCQSCRLKKCVAQGMSRDAVKFGRMSKRQRDSLFAEVERHRQQQRLQANSVQEPQPLPAYRTGKEPREQSPHLIPPLPPAYPYSVEPELQGCPPEVHPYLECRIGEAQAQSLAYRGSHRRGESNSLSAGRGFDSTRSTPEAILNMSGSEIGFRPFDPESSFFSYPTSLHIEDISASIIRSHRETTQYRPEQLQALRWKVFSREEIHAYQSKSVDEMWQHCAVRLTDAVQYVVEFAKRIPGFRQLCQNDQIALLKSGSMEVVLVRMSRMFNTENNTVFFDGKFAGTELFKSLACGDLLAAVFDFAHNLCVLRLTEQQIAVFTALVLLNADRPCLEDRERVQRVRRDVELALRHILHRDNQESLLHKLYQRVPVLKSLCALHIEKLRWFRQLYPLTVHSLFPPLYKELFGSDTDILTLTSH
- the LOC109058027 gene encoding nuclear receptor ROR-alpha B-like isoform X5, whose protein sequence is MENDEPASPDPNHDSTQRTRGNPVHKKSHLTQIEVIPCKICGDKSSGVHYGVITCEGCKGFFRRSQSSSVQYSCSRQSNCPIDRASRNRCQSCRLKKCVAQGMSRDAVKFGRMSKRQRDSLFAEVERHRQQQRLQANSVQEPQPLPAYRTGKEPREQSPHLIPPLPPAYPYSVEPELQGCPPEVHPYLECRIGEAQAQSLAYRGSHRRGESNSLSAGRGFDSTRSTPEAILNMSGSEIGFRPFDPESSFFSYPTSLHIEDISASIIRSHRETTQYRPEQLQALRWKVFSREEIHAYQSKSVDEMWQHCAVRLTDAVQYVVEFAKRIPGFRQLCQNDQIALLKSGSMEVVLVRMSRMFNTENNTVFFDGKFAGTELFKSLACGDLLAAVFDFAHNLCVLRLTEQQIAVFTALVLLNADRPCLEDRERVQRVRRDVELALRHILHRDNQESLLHKLYQRVPVLKSLCALHIEKLRWFRQLYPLTVHSLFPPLYKELFGSDTDILTLTSH
- the LOC109058027 gene encoding nuclear receptor ROR-alpha B-like isoform X6, whose amino-acid sequence is MMRAQIEVIPCKICGDKSSGVHYGVITCEGCKGFFRRSQSSSVQYSCSRQSNCPIDRASRNRCQSCRLKKCVAQGMSRDAVKFGRMSKRQRDSLFAEVERHRQQQRLQANSVQEPQPLPAYRTGKEPREQSPHLIPPLPPAYPYSVEPELQGCPPEVHPYLECRIGEAQAQSLAYRGSHRRGESNSLSAGRGFDSTRSTPEAILNMSGSEIGFRPFDPESSFFSYPTSLHIEDISASIIRSHRETTQYRPEQLQALRWKVFSREEIHAYQSKSVDEMWQHCAVRLTDAVQYVVEFAKRIPGFRQLCQNDQIALLKSGSMEVVLVRMSRMFNTENNTVFFDGKFAGTELFKSLACGDLLAAVFDFAHNLCVLRLTEQQIAVFTALVLLNADRPCLEDRERVQRVRRDVELALRHILHRDNQESLLHKLYQRVPVLKSLCALHIEKLRWFRQLYPLTVHSLFPPLYKELFGSDTDILTLTSH